The genomic stretch TTCATCTACTCCTGTTTCCTGAGCCCAGGTTTTCAGGCGGTGGAGTTGATGTTCGTTTTGCCCGGTTACCAGGAATTGTAAGATTACCCGGGGGAAATATTGACGCTCTTTATATCTTTCGCTCAAAAGCAGTTTTATTCCTTCTTGTACCTTTTTCAGGTTTCCGCCAATGCGGTATTGTTCATAGATCTCTTGGGAAATCCCATCCATGGATACGATGAGTTGCTTGAGTCCGCTTTGTAGGACTTCGGCAACTTGCGCTTCCTGCAAGTAATGCCCATTGGTAGAGGTGGATGTAAAAATATCCTTGGAATCTGCATACCTGACCATGTCCAGAAAACGTGGGTTGAGGAAGGGTTCTCCTTGAAAATATAGATGAAGCCAGGTCAGATGATCTTTTACCTGATCTATGGTGTTCTTGAACAGCCGCTCTTGAAGCATTCCTGTAGGCCGGGTAAAAGCCCGTAATCCGGAAGGGCATTCGGGACAGCGCAAGTTGCAGCTGGTGGTAGGTTCTATGGAAAGGCTGGTGGGCTTTCCCCATAGTATAGGTCTGCCCAGAATCCTGGAAAACTGAAATGAGGCAGCTAAAAGCGCATAGTTGATTATTTTCTGAAAAGTCAGAAGACGGATGAATGCTGCTGCCGTGACCAGTTTGTTTTTCACGAGGTCAAGTAAAGGATAGTTCGGGGAAGAAGCAATTTGGTAGAATTATTCCACTACTTCCAAAACCGATACTGGCCGGGCTTTATTTTTCAAGGCAATCTCTCCCAGATTTTGGAAAGTAAATAGTCCCGGGATTCCTTGGGTACATTTTTCCAATATCAATATCTGACCAGGAGAGGCAATACTTTGAAGCCTTGAGGCCACGTTTACGGCATCACCAATTACAGTATAGTCCAGCCTTTTTAGTGAGTGTGAACCTATATTGCCGGATACCATCTCTCCGGAATTTACCCCGATGGAGACTTTAGGGCTGAAGTTGGTTTTTTCAGAAAACTTGGGCATAGCGTTCATTTTGTCGCGAATAGCTATACAGGCTCGCAGGGCTCTTTCCACCTGGTCTGGTCCCTTGAAAACAGCCATTACTGCATCTCCAATGAATTTGTCCACGGCTCCTTTTTGCTCGATGATCTCACGTACCATTAGGTCAAAGTACTCATTGAGTAAGGTTACGACTACATTTGGCTCTTCATTTTCAGAGACTTTGGTAAACCCGCTGAGATCCACAAATGCCACAGTTGCTTCGACTGTTTCATTTTCCCTAAGGGAAGTTTCGGATTCCTTTCCCACCATGAAATTCAAGACAGTCTCGTCCACATACATTTTCAGGATATTGTTTTCCCGCACCGCAGTAATTGTTGATTTGATCTGATGTATATGTTGCAGGGTTTTTTCTATGGTGATTTCCAGATCCTTAAAATCAACTGGCTTGGTAATGAAGTCAAAGGCGCCTCTGTTCATTGCAGTCCGTATATTTTCGAGATCTCCATAGGCAGAGATAATCACTGACTTCAGCAGAGGATGTTGTTCTTTTACCTTGCTGAGCAGAGTCAGCCCATCCATTTCCGGCATGTTGATATCGCTCAGGATCATATCTATATCCGGCTGGTCGAGCAGCAGGTCTAAGGCTTCACGTCCATTGAGGGCAAAAACAAACTTATATTCCCCAGTTTTGATCTTACGCCTGAACTTCTGGGTAATAAGTACTTCTAAGTCTGCCTCATCATCTACTACAAGTATCTTATGCATAGGTTTATGATCTACTGCTGGTTGATTATGTCTCCTATCTCTTTACGTAGTGAATCAAAATCTATAGGCTTGGTGAAAAAATCCTTCGCTCCAGAATCCATGGCTTTTTTAAAGTTCTCTGAATCTCCGTAGGCAGAGATCATACTCACATTTATTGAGGGAAACTGTAGTTTTATTTTTTCCAATAGCTCCAGCCCGGTCATGCCAGGCATATTGATGTCCGAAAAGACATAAACTACTTCGGGGGGATTTTCGCTGCCTAATAATTCTAGCGCCTCATCCCCTGAAAAGGCAAATGCCAGCTCCAATAAGCCGCTTCTGACTTCTTTTCTAAACTTCTGCCGGAAAAGCAGCTCTACATCTTGCTCATCATCTACTATCAATATTTTGGTCATTATGTTTCTGAATTGGGTGGTAGTGTAATTTTAAAATATGTTATTTCTCCGGAATAGATATCACGAATTCTGTCCAGGATTCATCTGCTGTTTCTGTACCTCCTACTCTACTTTCTACTTTTAATTCACCACCATGCACTTTCACGATATCGTAGCTTAGTGACAGCCCCAGCCCAGTACCCAGTCCTGTAGGTTTGGTGGTGAAAAATGGCTGGAATATTTTTTCTTTGACCGAATCCGGCATTCCTGTACCATTATCCTTTACACGGATTTCTATTCCGTTTTCCTTCTTTGCGGTTTTCAGCCAAACCGTGGGTTTATATTTTTCAGATAATTCTGGATTCCCTAGCCCCTCCACCTGCTTTTTCTTTTCTGACACTGCGTAAAAAGCATTGTTCACCAAGTTGAGGATAACTCTGCCGATCTCTTGTGAAACCACGTTGATGACGCCTACTGATTCATCGTATTCAGTCAGCATAGTGGCATTGAAGGACTTATCTTTTGCCCGTAAGCCATGATAGGAGAGCCGAAGGTACTCATCAGCAAGTTCATTGATGTCGGTGGGTTCTTTTATCCCGGAGCTACTGCGGCTATGTTGCAGCATTCCTTTCACTATCGCATCAGCGCGTTTTCCATGATGTGTTATTTTGGCCTCATTACCTTCTATATCATTTACGATCAATTTGATTTCTTCCAGGTCTCCCTTCTCCAATTCAGCTTTTAGTTCTTCGAGAAGCTCTTTGTTCAACTCAGAAAAGTTGGTGACAAAATTCAAAGGATTCTGTATTTCATGGGCTATTCCGGCCGTGAGTTCACCTAGGGAAGCCATTTTTTCAGACTGTATAAGTTGGGATTGGGCGGCCTTGAGCTCATGAAGCGTAAGCTCCAACGCTTCTTTCTGAGCAGTGATCTCGGCAGTCCGCTCTGCCACCTGTATCTCCAATTCGTCCTTTAGTTTCTGCGATTGCTTATATTGAAGTTCTTGTTGGGCGGCTTTTATCCGCTCTATTTCTAGCGCTTTTCGTTGCTTTCGATTGATTATAAACTGTGCCACCAGCCAGATCCATGCAAAAATCGCTGCCGTGCCAAATAATTTCTCCCAAGTATCATAAAAGCCTGGAGCGACCAACTCGGTAAAGTCCTCCAAAACATTTATCACTATGATCGGGAAAAATGCATACACGTAGGGTTTGAGCGGTGAAAAAACATCTCTGTTATAGGCTGCATAGATCAGGTATAGGTTGATGGAATGAGCCAGCCATCGCAAGATCGGCTCAGTACTCGAAAACGAAATCTGTATTACTAAAAAACACCATGCGGCTATAAAACCTTTAAGGAATATGCCTTTCCATTGGGGATAGTGCTGTTTGGTTTGTTCGTTAGTTTGAAGAAATCTAAAAGCAATGATCAGTAGTATATAATCCATAGATGCAGGCTGAAGTAAAAAAGGCTAAGCTCATGGCAAAATAACAATAATTTCAGTTTCAATGGTAATGTGGCTTTCGCCTCCAAAAAAAATTGGCTGATCAATGTGGAAATTTCATGATTTAAAGTTAGAATGGAATACCTCTTAGTTATTCTTGCTTTACGCCATCCGATAGACAGGATAGTACCTGATGCCTTTTGATTTTTCTTTAGCTAGCTTGTAAACTGATAGCAACATTGCAACAAGCTATTTACCTAATTCAATATTAGATGCGTACTCTGATTATGGCATGTTTTTGTGCCCTACTTCTCTTTCAGCCAGCTTTTTCCCAACAAGAATCGGAAGAATTCTGGCCTGATGGATCTCCCATCTCCCCCTGGTTCCATGATTATTCAAAAGTCAAGCTGGAAGATTTGGGAAAGCAGTATTTGCTTACTGACTTTGGTGTGAAAAATGACAGTACTTTGCTTCAGACTAAGCAAATCCAAGCTGTGATAGACCATGCCTCAGCAGATGGTGGAGGGGTAGTGATTGTCCCAAGGGGTACTTTCCTTAGCGGGGCGTTGTTTTTTAAGCCAGAAACCCACCTCCACTTGGAGCATGGGGCGGTACTGAAGGGCTCAGATGTTATAGAGGACTACCCACTACTACCCTCACGTATGGAAGGGCAAAATCTGGATTATTACGCAGCCCTTGTAAATGCCTACGGGGTCGATGGGTTTACCATTTCCGGCTCTGGCACCATAGATGGAAATGGATTGAAGTTTTGGGAGGCTTTTTGGCAGCGGAGAGAAGAGGATCCAAACTGTACCAATCTGGAAGTGTCCAGACCACGTTTAGTATTTGTCTGGAAAAGTAATGACGTGCAGGTGCAGGATGTCAATCTGATCAATGCGGGTTTTTGGAGCAGCCATTATTATCAATGTAGAAATATTAAGATCCTAGATGTACGGATCACTTCACCGCACGAACCTGTGAAGGCACCAAGTACGGATGCCATTGATCTCGACGTAGTGTCCAATGTGCTGATCAAGGGCTGCTATCTGGCAGTAAATGATGATGCTATTGCGCTGAAGGGAGGAAAAGGCCCTTGGGCGGATGAAGATCCTAATAATGGGGAAAACACTAATATTCTCATAGAAGACAGTGAATTTGGATTTTGCCATTCAGCATTGACCCATGGAAGCGAATCTATCCACAATAAAAATGTGATCATGAGGAATGTAAAGGTTCAGGATGCCGTTCGGCTTCTTTGGCTGAAAATGCGACCAGATACCCCTCAACATTATGAATATATCAGGGTAGAGAATATTACAGGACAAGCCAGGAGCTTTATTTATGTGAAGCCTTGGACTCAGTTTTTTGATCTCAAGGGCAAGGAGGAAGTTCCAATTTCCTATTCAGACCATATCACGATGAAAAATATAGACCTGGACTGTGATATTTTCTTTGACGTGGCGATTACCGAATACGATCGTTTGGCTGATTTTAGCTTCGAAAATCTTAATATCCGTGCTCAAAACGCTGATTTTGAGCCTGATTTTGTCAAAGGTTTTGAGGTAAAAAATGTGGTGGTAAATGGTAAAAAACTTGACTGAACACCTGGTACAAGTAATTCTTAAAATACTGACATTTGCAGGATTCTAAACTCCCCGCAAATGAAAGCAATTCTGACAGTCGCACTACTTGTCCTTTCTAACTCTTTTATGACCTTGGCTTGGTACGGGCATCTTAAGTTTGCTGAATGGAAATGGTTCAGCAAACTTGGGTTGGTTTCGGTTATTTTGATAAGCTGGGGAATTGCCTTGTTCGAATACTGCTTCCAGGTTCCGGCAAATAAAATGGGCTTTTCAGGAAATGGGGGGCCATTTTCGCTGGTTCAATTGAAAGTCATACAAGAGGTTATTACTTTGGTCGTTTTTATGATTTTCTCACTCCTAGCTTTCAAAACAGAGACCTTCAGAATAAACCATCTTCTTGGAGCGGTTTTTTTGATTTTGGCCGTTTATTTTTTCTTTAAGAAATAGGCTGTTATAAACTGGATATGAGCTGATGGATAAATTCCATCTTCTTCACCACAGCACCGCTTACCACAAAGGGATAAGCATCCGGCACCCCCATGCTTCTATTCAGGCTATTAATGGCGAAAGAGATAGGAGCCCAGCTTTTGTAGATTCTGCTGAAATTCTTTTCAGCATAAGGGTCGAATTTGAAATTTCCTTTGACTGACTTTTCTTTTATTTGAGGTTTCACTGATAGTCCATAATAATAGGCAGTTTCGGCCATATCCATAATATGTAGGTAATGAGCCCAAGTCTCTGCCCAATCCTCCCATGCATGGGAACATGCATATTGGCTGATGAAATTCTGCTGCCAATTAGCCGGGGCACCTGTTTGATAGTAGGTGGTCAATGCTTCGCCATAATCTCTTCTATCATCCCCGAATAAATCTCTGAACTTACCGAGCAAGTACTCATTGGTGGCTATCAGCCTATCCCAATAGTAATGCCCAACCTCATGACGGAAATGCCCAATAAGGGTACGGTATGGTTCTGACATTTGCTTTCTCATCTGCTCCCTATGGACAGAATCAGCTTCTGAGAGCAAAATTGTAATCACCCCATTTGCATGGCCTGTCATTATTTTCTGATTTCCTTGGCGGGAAATAAAATCGAAGTGAAGACCTGTCTCTGCATCATCATCCTTGGATGGGGTTGCTAACCCCAATCGTCCAAGTTGATAGATCAACCGATGTTTTGCGATTTCCAATTTTTGCCATTTCTTAAAATTTTCCTGATCCGAAAGATCTGGAATCGTGTGGTTTAGCTTACATGCTTTGCAGAAAGTACTTTCATCTTCTATGGGTATAAGCCAATTGCAAACCCCGAATTCGTGATTTTGACAGTACTTGTAAGTGGACCCGTTTCTGTCTGAAACCAACTGCATTTGATTAGGGGCGAAGGTCAGCAGGTTATTTAGCTTGTCTGAATAGCCTGCCAGATACCCACATTTCTCGCAGCTTTGATTTTCAAAATACAGTGGATGCCCACAGTTTCCGCATTCAAAAATTTTCATAAAGTGGAAGTTAGATTATCCATGATAAGGTAAGCACATGAAAACCATCTAAGGGAATGCCATACAATATCTTTTCATGTAAATGTTTGAATCTTTTCCAAGTAATGTTCAATCTTGAACCTACTGATTTTTGAAAACAATAGCTTATTGCCGATTTCAGACAGACTAGTTATAGCAGCTATGGAAAGTAATAGGTCAGGCCTGCTGAAAAACGGAATAATAGATTAAAAGCTATCATTTTGACTGATTAGCTCATTTTTCATGCGTGCGGTTTTTCAGCAAGTGCAAGCTTTTTGACGAAAAGAGGTCTTTATCCATGCACCAAAAAAAACCAAAATCGTGATTTTCATGCTAGCCTCAGCTATGCCAATGATCCAACGGAATAAACCTGTCGTGTAGAAGCTTTTGGGCAAAATGAACCAGCTACATCCTCCAAAACCAGAAAAGAAAGATGGGGTCTTAAAGTCCTGAAAACAAAACTATAATCTGTGTATTGATTTTTTATGAATTATAATTTGAAAATTTAGAAATATATACAATAAAATTTTTTTAAATTCAGTCATGTAACACTAACCCCCAAATTTTTATGAAAAAACTTGTAGCTGAATTTATTGGAACTCTCTGGCTGGTGCTGGGGGGTTGCGGAAGTGCCGTCTTGGCGGCTGGTTTTCCCGAACTGGGAATTGGTTTTGTAGGCGTATCGTTTGCTTTTGGTTTGACTGTTTTAACGATGGCCTATGCGATTGGGCATATCTCTGGTTGTCACTTGAACCCTGCTGTGACAGTGGGGCTCTGGATCGGTGGGAGATTTGAAAGCAAAGACGTTGTAGGATACATCATCGCCCAAGTGCTGGGTGGCTTGGCAGGAGCAGGCATCTTGTATCTGATCGTGACCGGAAAAGCCGATTTTGAATTGGGAGGATTCGCTGCGAATGGCTATGGAGAAGCATCCCCTGGTGGATATAACCTTACTTCTGCCCTCATTACTGAAGTAGTGATGACCTTTTTCTTCCTGATGATCATTTTAGGATCTACTTACCCAGAAGCACCTGCAGGATTTGCGGGAATAGCTATTGGACTTGCGTTGGTTCTGATACATTTGATCAGCATACCTGTGACCAATACTTCTGTCAATCCTGCCAGGAGCACCTCCCAGGCTATTTTTGCCGGAGGCATCTACCTG from Algoriphagus sp. NG3 encodes the following:
- a CDS encoding adenylate/guanylate cyclase domain-containing protein, encoding MHKILVVDDEADLEVLITQKFRRKIKTGEYKFVFALNGREALDLLLDQPDIDMILSDINMPEMDGLTLLSKVKEQHPLLKSVIISAYGDLENIRTAMNRGAFDFITKPVDFKDLEITIEKTLQHIHQIKSTITAVRENNILKMYVDETVLNFMVGKESETSLRENETVEATVAFVDLSGFTKVSENEEPNVVVTLLNEYFDLMVREIIEQKGAVDKFIGDAVMAVFKGPDQVERALRACIAIRDKMNAMPKFSEKTNFSPKVSIGVNSGEMVSGNIGSHSLKRLDYTVIGDAVNVASRLQSIASPGQILILEKCTQGIPGLFTFQNLGEIALKNKARPVSVLEVVE
- the aqpZ gene encoding aquaporin Z; the encoded protein is MKKLVAEFIGTLWLVLGGCGSAVLAAGFPELGIGFVGVSFAFGLTVLTMAYAIGHISGCHLNPAVTVGLWIGGRFESKDVVGYIIAQVLGGLAGAGILYLIVTGKADFELGGFAANGYGEASPGGYNLTSALITEVVMTFFFLMIILGSTYPEAPAGFAGIAIGLALVLIHLISIPVTNTSVNPARSTSQAIFAGGIYLQQVWLFWVAPLLGAVLAGIAYKKLSPNK
- a CDS encoding putative zinc-binding peptidase, which encodes MKIFECGNCGHPLYFENQSCEKCGYLAGYSDKLNNLLTFAPNQMQLVSDRNGSTYKYCQNHEFGVCNWLIPIEDESTFCKACKLNHTIPDLSDQENFKKWQKLEIAKHRLIYQLGRLGLATPSKDDDAETGLHFDFISRQGNQKIMTGHANGVITILLSEADSVHREQMRKQMSEPYRTLIGHFRHEVGHYYWDRLIATNEYLLGKFRDLFGDDRRDYGEALTTYYQTGAPANWQQNFISQYACSHAWEDWAETWAHYLHIMDMAETAYYYGLSVKPQIKEKSVKGNFKFDPYAEKNFSRIYKSWAPISFAINSLNRSMGVPDAYPFVVSGAVVKKMEFIHQLISSL
- a CDS encoding DMT family protein, encoding MKAILTVALLVLSNSFMTLAWYGHLKFAEWKWFSKLGLVSVILISWGIALFEYCFQVPANKMGFSGNGGPFSLVQLKVIQEVITLVVFMIFSLLAFKTETFRINHLLGAVFLILAVYFFFKK
- a CDS encoding glycoside hydrolase family 28 protein — translated: MRTLIMACFCALLLFQPAFSQQESEEFWPDGSPISPWFHDYSKVKLEDLGKQYLLTDFGVKNDSTLLQTKQIQAVIDHASADGGGVVIVPRGTFLSGALFFKPETHLHLEHGAVLKGSDVIEDYPLLPSRMEGQNLDYYAALVNAYGVDGFTISGSGTIDGNGLKFWEAFWQRREEDPNCTNLEVSRPRLVFVWKSNDVQVQDVNLINAGFWSSHYYQCRNIKILDVRITSPHEPVKAPSTDAIDLDVVSNVLIKGCYLAVNDDAIALKGGKGPWADEDPNNGENTNILIEDSEFGFCHSALTHGSESIHNKNVIMRNVKVQDAVRLLWLKMRPDTPQHYEYIRVENITGQARSFIYVKPWTQFFDLKGKEEVPISYSDHITMKNIDLDCDIFFDVAITEYDRLADFSFENLNIRAQNADFEPDFVKGFEVKNVVVNGKKLD
- a CDS encoding sensor histidine kinase, producing MDYILLIIAFRFLQTNEQTKQHYPQWKGIFLKGFIAAWCFLVIQISFSSTEPILRWLAHSINLYLIYAAYNRDVFSPLKPYVYAFFPIIVINVLEDFTELVAPGFYDTWEKLFGTAAIFAWIWLVAQFIINRKQRKALEIERIKAAQQELQYKQSQKLKDELEIQVAERTAEITAQKEALELTLHELKAAQSQLIQSEKMASLGELTAGIAHEIQNPLNFVTNFSELNKELLEELKAELEKGDLEEIKLIVNDIEGNEAKITHHGKRADAIVKGMLQHSRSSSGIKEPTDINELADEYLRLSYHGLRAKDKSFNATMLTEYDESVGVINVVSQEIGRVILNLVNNAFYAVSEKKKQVEGLGNPELSEKYKPTVWLKTAKKENGIEIRVKDNGTGMPDSVKEKIFQPFFTTKPTGLGTGLGLSLSYDIVKVHGGELKVESRVGGTETADESWTEFVISIPEK
- a CDS encoding radical SAM/SPASM domain-containing protein, whose product is MKNKLVTAAAFIRLLTFQKIINYALLAASFQFSRILGRPILWGKPTSLSIEPTTSCNLRCPECPSGLRAFTRPTGMLQERLFKNTIDQVKDHLTWLHLYFQGEPFLNPRFLDMVRYADSKDIFTSTSTNGHYLQEAQVAEVLQSGLKQLIVSMDGISQEIYEQYRIGGNLKKVQEGIKLLLSERYKERQYFPRVILQFLVTGQNEHQLHRLKTWAQETGVDELQLKTTQIYNFENGSELIPSDLGYSRYIPVGNGKWKLKKKMENRCWRMWQGAVSTWDGKIVPCCFDKDAEYVMGELKNQSLATIWSSLPYQAFRKQLLSDRKQIEICRNCTE
- a CDS encoding response regulator, which translates into the protein MTKILIVDDEQDVELLFRQKFRKEVRSGLLELAFAFSGDEALELLGSENPPEVVYVFSDINMPGMTGLELLEKIKLQFPSINVSMISAYGDSENFKKAMDSGAKDFFTKPIDFDSLRKEIGDIINQQ